From a region of the Kaistia sp. 32K genome:
- a CDS encoding porin → MTFKSLILGSAAAIVLAGSAQAADLAIAEPVDYVKVCDAFGKGFFYSPGTDTCIKVGGYLKFVTQFGDNDYSAFNKIYKNSTWNGFYTEASIQLTASSITEYGNLTGWIDYRARTGNDVGSGSIANLVNAQTNSAYVDTAWLQFGPIKAGRFDSLFDFGQGFDDTGMFASDTKTDHIELSYAINGFGLTLSLEDNRDRGAVGNYDVFDGNGNLIATGGQTNMPDIVGAVTYASGIFSTKVAGAYFKHAIDISGGGVPGNPYTYDSKDGFAVGGIVELALDSISKGDKVQFSASYAQNGNSFTGITGGTSVANLSSSITGNAALDAVPGNSWSAFTSYKHVWNSQIWTSVSGGYASFDSKADFAAWNDRSFDAWRVGTTTNFTPVKGLDLLVDVFYSSVSSDTAKVKDGDAWQTNIFLKRSW, encoded by the coding sequence ATGACGTTTAAGTCTCTTATTCTCGGCTCCGCGGCCGCGATCGTCCTCGCCGGATCGGCCCAGGCCGCCGATCTCGCCATTGCCGAACCCGTCGACTACGTGAAGGTCTGCGACGCTTTCGGCAAGGGCTTCTTCTACTCGCCCGGCACCGACACCTGCATCAAGGTCGGCGGCTACCTGAAGTTCGTCACCCAGTTCGGTGACAACGACTACAGCGCCTTCAACAAGATCTACAAGAACAGCACCTGGAACGGCTTCTACACGGAAGCGTCGATCCAGCTGACCGCTTCGTCGATCACCGAATACGGCAACCTGACCGGCTGGATCGACTACCGCGCCAGGACCGGCAACGACGTCGGCTCGGGCTCCATCGCCAACCTGGTCAACGCCCAGACCAACTCGGCCTATGTCGACACTGCCTGGCTGCAGTTCGGCCCGATCAAGGCCGGCCGCTTCGACTCGCTGTTCGACTTCGGCCAGGGCTTCGACGACACCGGCATGTTCGCGTCGGACACCAAGACCGACCACATCGAGCTGTCCTACGCCATCAACGGCTTCGGCCTGACGCTGTCGCTCGAAGACAACCGCGACCGCGGCGCCGTCGGCAACTACGACGTGTTTGACGGCAACGGCAACCTGATCGCCACCGGCGGCCAGACCAACATGCCCGACATCGTCGGCGCCGTGACCTACGCTTCGGGCATCTTCAGCACGAAGGTCGCCGGTGCCTACTTCAAGCACGCCATCGACATCTCGGGCGGCGGCGTACCGGGCAATCCGTACACCTACGACAGCAAGGACGGCTTCGCCGTCGGCGGCATCGTCGAGCTGGCCCTCGACAGCATCTCGAAGGGCGACAAGGTGCAGTTCTCGGCGAGCTACGCCCAGAACGGCAACTCGTTCACCGGCATCACCGGCGGCACCTCGGTCGCCAACCTCTCCAGCTCGATCACCGGCAACGCGGCCCTCGACGCCGTTCCGGGCAACAGCTGGAGCGCCTTCACGTCGTACAAGCATGTCTGGAACAGCCAGATCTGGACGTCGGTCTCCGGCGGCTATGCCTCGTTCGACAGCAAGGCCGACTTCGCCGCCTGGAACGATCGCAGCTTCGACGCCTGGCGCGTTGGCACGACGACCAACTTCACGCCTGTGAAGGGCCTCGACCTGCTGGTCGACGTCTTCTACAGCTCCGTCTCCTCGGACACGGCGAAGGTCAAGGACGGCGACGCCTGGCAGACCAACATCTTCCTGAAGCGCTCCTGGTAA
- a CDS encoding YjhX family toxin, with protein MNVSKLEQRILHALAQGATIRHHRNEQGRIVAVDCATREGWILSDCTVELFQRLKRRRLIASRGSAPYRITRAGLDAVRAQLNNR; from the coding sequence ATGAACGTCTCGAAACTCGAGCAGCGCATCCTGCATGCGCTCGCGCAGGGCGCGACCATCCGTCATCACAGGAACGAACAGGGCCGCATCGTCGCGGTCGATTGCGCCACCCGCGAGGGCTGGATCCTCTCTGACTGCACCGTCGAACTGTTCCAGCGCCTGAAGCGCCGGCGCCTGATCGCGTCCCGGGGCAGCGCGCCCTACCGCATCACGCGCGCGGGCCTCGACGCGGTTCGCGCCCAGTTGAACAATCGCTGA
- a CDS encoding ABC transporter permease → MNTHPSATATTIASAAKPAPRRPMIRLHDLALLPALVILIVIGAFISPAFLTQGNVNTILTSSAALALVVLAESLIIITGKFDLSLESTAGFAPAIGALLVLPVANNGFGIELPTFVGILVVLGVGALIGLINGILVVRFTLNAFIVTLAMLIILRGMLVGATSGRTLFDLPDAFYALMVITFLGLPLAVWLAALAFAIAAVMLRYHRLGRALYAIGGNPEAARAAGIRVERVTIGVYILAGILAAIGGLVITGYVGAISANQGNGMIFTVFAAAVIGGISLDGGRGTMFGALTGVLLLGVVQNLLTLAQVPSFWIQAIYGAIILGALMIARLASGHAQT, encoded by the coding sequence GCGCCGCGCCGGCCGATGATCCGCCTGCACGACCTGGCGCTGCTGCCGGCGCTGGTGATCCTGATCGTCATCGGCGCCTTCATCAGCCCCGCCTTCCTGACCCAGGGCAACGTGAACACCATCCTCACCTCCTCCGCCGCGCTGGCGCTGGTGGTGCTGGCCGAATCGCTGATCATCATCACCGGAAAGTTCGATCTCTCGCTCGAATCGACCGCCGGCTTCGCCCCGGCGATCGGCGCCCTGCTGGTCCTGCCGGTCGCCAACAACGGCTTCGGCATCGAGTTGCCGACCTTCGTGGGCATCCTGGTCGTGCTCGGCGTCGGCGCGCTGATCGGCCTGATCAACGGCATCCTCGTCGTCCGCTTCACGCTCAACGCCTTCATCGTCACGCTGGCCATGCTGATCATCCTGCGCGGCATGCTGGTCGGCGCCACCAGCGGGCGGACGTTGTTCGACCTGCCCGACGCCTTCTACGCGCTGATGGTCATCACCTTCCTCGGCCTGCCGCTCGCAGTCTGGCTCGCTGCGCTCGCCTTCGCCATCGCCGCCGTCATGCTGCGCTATCATCGGCTCGGCCGCGCGCTCTACGCCATCGGCGGCAATCCGGAGGCGGCGCGCGCCGCCGGCATCCGCGTCGAACGCGTCACCATCGGGGTCTATATATTGGCGGGCATCCTGGCGGCGATCGGCGGGCTGGTGATCACCGGCTATGTCGGCGCCATCAGTGCCAACCAGGGCAACGGCATGATCTTCACCGTCTTCGCCGCCGCCGTGATCGGCGGCATCTCGCTTGACGGCGGCCGCGGCACCATGTTCGGCGCGCTGACCGGCGTGCTGCTCCTCGGCGTCGTGCAGAACCTGCTGACGCTGGCGCAGGTGCCGTCCTTCTGGATCCAGGCGATCTACGGCGCCATTATTCTCGGCGCGCTGATGATCGCCCGGCTCGCGTCCGGCCACGCGCAGACCTGA